One part of the Corynebacterium sp. CNCTC7651 genome encodes these proteins:
- a CDS encoding serine hydrolase — MSGNILETQLAGWPADNVAAVIVGKREEAYGDAERVFALASVTKLLSAYGVLLAVEEGAFELDSACGPAGSTVRHLLAHASGVGFDSREQQKPAGERRIYSSAGYEILADFVEETTGIAFPEYLREGVFQPLGMETARLVGSAGHGAEASISDLAQFARELLSPKLLAEETLREARTNQFGDLRGVVPGYGMQKPCPWGLGFELKGEKSPHWTGDGMPAETAGHFGMSGTYLWVAGEHAMVALTDREFGDWAKPLWQETNTAIWAELG, encoded by the coding sequence ATGAGCGGGAACATCCTGGAAACGCAGCTTGCTGGTTGGCCGGCGGACAATGTGGCGGCGGTGATCGTCGGTAAGCGGGAAGAAGCCTACGGGGACGCGGAGCGCGTGTTTGCGCTGGCGAGCGTGACCAAGCTGCTCAGTGCGTACGGCGTGCTGCTGGCGGTGGAGGAGGGGGCGTTCGAGCTGGATAGCGCTTGCGGGCCGGCCGGGTCCACCGTGCGACACCTCCTGGCGCATGCGTCGGGCGTGGGATTTGATAGCCGTGAGCAGCAGAAACCGGCGGGGGAGCGGCGGATCTACTCGTCCGCGGGGTACGAGATCCTGGCCGATTTTGTGGAGGAGACGACGGGGATCGCGTTCCCGGAGTACCTGCGCGAGGGCGTGTTCCAGCCGCTTGGGATGGAGACTGCGCGGTTGGTGGGGAGTGCGGGGCATGGGGCGGAGGCGTCGATAAGCGATCTGGCGCAGTTCGCGCGGGAGCTGCTGTCGCCGAAACTGCTGGCGGAGGAGACGCTGCGCGAGGCGCGCACGAACCAGTTCGGGGACCTGCGCGGCGTGGTCCCGGGCTACGGGATGCAGAAGCCGTGCCCGTGGGGCCTGGGCTTTGAGCTGAAGGGCGAGAAAAGCCCGCATTGGACCGGTGACGGGATGCCGGCGGAGACCGCCGGGCACTTCGGCATGAGCGGCACGTACCTGTGGGTGGCGGGCGAGCACGCGATGGTGGCGCTGACGGACCGCGAGTTCGGTGATTGGGCCAAGCCGCTGTGGCAGGAGACCAACACGGCGATTTGGGCTGAGCTGGGCTGA
- a CDS encoding NAD-dependent succinate-semialdehyde dehydrogenase, translated as MNNPYRVQNPATNEIVEEFDFITDTALEDALATAHETFGTWRELSYAERGERLAEAAKLFDARRETLAKLIAEEMGKSIEEGDGEVDDCVEILNYYAENGAEFGADQQLPHDGDGSVVIRKVPLGVIVGVMPWNYPYYQAIRFAAPALMAGNVVMVKHAEICPRSSEAIEEIFTDAGLPAGAVTNIYATHDQIETLIADPRVQGVSLTGSERAGRAIGKLAGENLKKCVLELGGTDAYVVLDADDVPEAAKTAWKKRSGNTGQSCTSNKRMIVMEDIFDDFVAELVKLAEATVAGDPMNPGAAGEREFFPLSSRDAAEKLVGQIEDAVEAGAKLHTGGELTGEGAYFTPAVITDIAVEAGAKLHTGGELTGEGAYFTPAVITDIPVGSDIYYEEFFGPVAAVYRVSTEEEAIELANNSRYGLGGAVMSTDTQRAKRVADKIETGMIHVNIPQARGAELPFGGIKNSGLGRELGPLGMDEFVNMQRFYVAD; from the coding sequence ATGAATAATCCGTACCGCGTACAAAATCCCGCAACCAACGAAATTGTCGAGGAATTCGATTTCATCACCGACACCGCGCTCGAGGACGCGCTGGCTACCGCGCACGAGACGTTTGGCACGTGGCGCGAGCTGAGTTACGCCGAGCGCGGGGAGCGCCTCGCTGAGGCAGCCAAGCTTTTCGACGCTCGCAGGGAGACCCTCGCCAAACTCATCGCCGAAGAGATGGGCAAGTCCATCGAGGAGGGCGACGGCGAGGTAGATGATTGTGTGGAGATTCTGAACTACTACGCCGAAAACGGCGCGGAGTTCGGTGCTGATCAGCAGCTGCCGCACGATGGGGATGGCAGTGTGGTGATCCGCAAGGTGCCCCTTGGCGTGATCGTGGGAGTTATGCCGTGGAACTACCCGTACTACCAGGCAATTCGCTTCGCCGCGCCGGCGCTGATGGCCGGCAACGTGGTAATGGTGAAGCACGCGGAAATCTGCCCGCGCTCTTCCGAGGCGATCGAAGAGATTTTCACCGACGCTGGCCTGCCTGCCGGTGCGGTTACCAACATCTACGCCACGCACGATCAGATTGAGACGCTGATCGCTGACCCGCGCGTGCAGGGCGTGTCCCTGACGGGCTCGGAGCGTGCGGGCCGTGCGATTGGCAAGCTGGCCGGCGAGAACCTGAAGAAGTGCGTGCTGGAGCTCGGCGGCACCGATGCGTACGTGGTGCTGGACGCTGACGATGTGCCGGAGGCGGCCAAGACCGCGTGGAAGAAGCGCAGCGGCAACACCGGCCAGTCCTGCACTTCCAACAAGCGCATGATTGTGATGGAGGACATCTTCGACGACTTCGTGGCTGAGCTGGTCAAGCTTGCGGAGGCCACCGTTGCCGGCGACCCGATGAACCCGGGCGCAGCCGGCGAGCGCGAGTTCTTCCCGCTCTCCTCCCGCGATGCGGCCGAGAAGCTGGTGGGCCAGATCGAGGACGCCGTTGAGGCGGGCGCGAAGCTGCACACCGGTGGCGAGCTGACGGGCGAGGGTGCCTACTTCACCCCCGCCGTGATTACCGACATCGCCGTTGAGGCGGGCGCGAAGCTGCACACCGGTGGCGAGCTGACGGGCGAGGGTGCCTACTTCACCCCCGCCGTGATTACCGACATCCCTGTAGGTTCGGACATCTACTACGAGGAGTTCTTCGGCCCCGTCGCCGCCGTTTACCGCGTATCGACGGAAGAGGAAGCCATCGAGCTGGCTAACAACTCCCGCTACGGCCTTGGCGGCGCCGTGATGTCCACGGACACTCAGCGGGCGAAGCGCGTGGCCGACAAGATTGAGACCGGTATGATCCACGTGAACATCCCCCAGGCCCGCGGTGCCGAGCTGCCGTTCGGCGGCATCAAGAACTCCGGCCTTGGCCGCGAGCTTGGGCCGCTGGGCATGGACGAGTTCGTGAACATGCAGCGCTTTTACGTAGCCGACTAG
- a CDS encoding alpha/beta fold hydrolase translates to MTVRREYAAAHGRVAYWVTREPDPRRPWLVFLHGMLVDHRLFAPQLEHFGEAYNVLAWDSPAHSESRPYSLDAIRSGGVLGVAEVLLEVLADAGVTRPVLVGQSFGGMVAQASMSLEPGLARGFVGVDTMPMSRALWRPWQIRAIRHMEPVLRMRSWEQILAKAPAETSVTEAAQQATREMLSVYDREEYIQLAATTFRAMSDTVALGLPLRLPPTLLLCGEHDGAGMIRGFNRAWALDDAHPLTWIPNAGHNANMDNPAAVNAAIEEFVAGFES, encoded by the coding sequence GTGACGGTCAGGCGCGAGTATGCCGCCGCCCACGGGCGTGTGGCGTACTGGGTGACGCGGGAGCCGGATCCGCGGCGGCCGTGGCTGGTGTTTCTGCACGGGATGCTTGTGGATCACCGGCTGTTCGCGCCGCAGCTGGAGCACTTCGGCGAGGCGTACAACGTGCTGGCGTGGGACAGCCCGGCGCACAGCGAGTCGCGTCCGTACTCGTTGGACGCGATTCGTAGTGGCGGAGTGCTCGGGGTCGCGGAGGTGCTGCTCGAGGTGCTCGCGGATGCTGGCGTGACCCGTCCCGTGCTGGTGGGGCAGTCCTTTGGCGGGATGGTGGCGCAGGCGTCGATGAGCTTGGAGCCGGGGCTGGCGCGCGGGTTTGTCGGCGTGGACACGATGCCGATGAGCCGCGCGTTGTGGCGGCCGTGGCAGATCCGCGCCATCCGCCACATGGAGCCGGTGCTGCGGATGCGGTCGTGGGAGCAGATCCTGGCGAAGGCGCCGGCGGAGACATCCGTGACCGAGGCCGCGCAGCAGGCCACCCGCGAGATGCTCAGCGTCTACGACCGCGAGGAGTACATCCAGCTCGCCGCCACCACCTTCCGCGCGATGTCCGACACCGTCGCCCTCGGCCTGCCCCTGCGCCTGCCGCCGACTTTGCTGCTCTGCGGCGAGCACGACGGCGCCGGCATGATCCGCGGGTTCAACAGGGCTTGGGCGCTTGACGACGCCCACCCCCTCACCTGGATCCCCAACGCCGGCCACAACGCCAACATGGACAATCCGGCTGCCGTGAACGCGGCCATCGAGGAGTTCGTGGCCGGGTTTGAGAGTTAG
- a CDS encoding acyl carrier protein, with protein MELSQRLNLEAIEVEPDDAFSRLAQLIDDSFNLSISPTTALADSGLSSLDRIELAIRIEEHFGVRITEAIYDDYSTAGALAEYLAEEGDN; from the coding sequence ATGGAACTCTCTCAGCGCCTGAATCTGGAGGCGATCGAGGTGGAGCCGGACGACGCGTTCTCGCGGCTTGCCCAGCTTATCGACGACTCCTTCAACCTCTCCATCTCCCCCACAACCGCCCTCGCCGATTCGGGCCTGAGTTCGCTCGACCGCATTGAGCTTGCGATTCGCATCGAGGAGCACTTTGGCGTGCGCATTACGGAGGCTATTTACGACGATTACTCCACCGCCGGCGCTCTCGCCGAATATTTGGCTGAAGAGGGAGACAACTGA
- a CDS encoding DMT family transporter, with the protein MVYLLVALMIGAIIPIQTAANSSLARGNPLPSFDSQVGNPWWIWLGGCFGVLFVIGNILLFPKLGAVQTVVLPILGQVTMGLAIDQFGLFGAKQVDVGVLRLLGAGVVLVGIAVVLGVGRAGVGGAGSGGSGGSVLGGAADGAGVWAYRALGVGIGMGSAMQTAINGYLGTIAGSAFHAAEINLTVGAVLLLAAVLVTSPRQLVRRPEPGPWWMWLGGVIGAVFVAGGATLAPILGTATTVIAFNAGTIAGGQVMESVGAFGARKRPLDTRRLVGLALTLAGVVAVRLL; encoded by the coding sequence GTGGTGTACCTGCTTGTCGCCCTGATGATCGGGGCGATCATTCCGATTCAGACGGCCGCGAACTCGTCGCTCGCGCGGGGGAATCCGCTGCCGAGTTTTGATTCGCAGGTGGGTAACCCCTGGTGGATTTGGCTGGGCGGCTGCTTCGGCGTGCTGTTTGTGATTGGCAACATCCTGCTGTTTCCCAAGCTTGGCGCGGTGCAGACCGTGGTGCTGCCGATCCTGGGGCAGGTGACCATGGGGTTGGCGATTGACCAGTTCGGCCTGTTCGGGGCCAAGCAGGTCGATGTTGGGGTGTTGCGGTTGCTCGGTGCTGGGGTGGTGCTGGTGGGCATCGCGGTGGTGCTGGGCGTGGGGCGCGCTGGGGTTGGGGGTGCTGGTTCTGGCGGTTCTGGCGGCTCCGTGCTGGGCGGTGCTGCGGACGGCGCGGGCGTGTGGGCGTATCGCGCGCTGGGCGTGGGCATCGGCATGGGCTCCGCGATGCAGACCGCCATCAACGGCTACCTGGGCACCATCGCCGGGTCCGCGTTCCACGCCGCGGAAATCAACCTGACCGTGGGCGCGGTCCTGCTGCTGGCGGCGGTACTGGTGACCAGCCCGCGGCAACTGGTGCGGCGGCCGGAGCCGGGGCCGTGGTGGATGTGGCTGGGCGGCGTGATTGGTGCTGTGTTCGTGGCCGGGGGTGCCACGCTGGCTCCGATCCTGGGCACGGCCACCACCGTGATCGCGTTCAACGCCGGCACGATCGCGGGCGGCCAGGTGATGGAATCCGTCGGCGCGTTCGGGGCTCGCAAGCGGCCGCTGGATACCCGCCGGCTGGTGGGGCTGGCGCTTACGCTGGCGGGCGTGGTGGCGGTGCGGCTGCTCTAG
- a CDS encoding HAD-IIA family hydrolase, with the protein MSISYLTDMDGVLHREGDVIPGADEFIRALRSEDIPFMVLTNNSIQTPRDLSAKLMRMGLDIEPERIWTSATATAKFLSQQAGEASAYVIGEAGLTTALHEMGWILTDADPDFVVLGETRTYSFEALTTASNLIRGGSRFIATNPDLTGPGPNGVIPATGSVAAMITAVTGQEPYYVGKPNPVMMRSALNNIGAHSENTVMIGDRMDTDVKAGLEAGMRTILVRTGIADDAEIARYPYRPTKVLDSVASLVDTIRDPFGDGFYQ; encoded by the coding sequence ATGAGCATTTCTTACCTGACTGACATGGACGGCGTCCTCCACCGCGAGGGCGACGTGATCCCCGGCGCGGACGAGTTCATCCGTGCGTTGCGCAGCGAGGACATCCCGTTCATGGTGTTGACGAACAACTCGATCCAAACGCCGCGCGACCTCTCCGCGAAGCTCATGCGCATGGGCCTGGACATTGAGCCGGAGCGCATCTGGACATCCGCCACCGCGACCGCGAAGTTCTTGTCGCAGCAGGCCGGCGAGGCGAGCGCGTACGTGATCGGCGAGGCCGGCCTCACCACCGCCCTGCACGAAATGGGCTGGATTCTTACCGACGCTGACCCAGACTTCGTTGTCCTTGGCGAAACCCGCACCTATTCCTTTGAGGCGCTGACCACCGCGAGCAACCTGATCCGCGGCGGCTCGCGCTTCATCGCCACCAACCCGGACCTCACCGGCCCGGGCCCCAACGGCGTGATCCCGGCGACCGGGTCCGTCGCCGCCATGATCACCGCAGTGACCGGCCAGGAGCCCTACTACGTGGGCAAACCCAACCCGGTGATGATGCGCTCCGCATTGAACAACATCGGCGCCCACTCCGAAAACACCGTGATGATCGGCGACCGCATGGACACCGACGTCAAGGCCGGGCTCGAGGCCGGCATGCGCACCATTCTCGTGCGCACCGGCATTGCCGACGACGCCGAAATCGCCCGCTACCCCTACCGCCCCACCAAGGTCCTCGATTCCGTCGCCTCGCTGGTGGACACGATCCGCGACCCCTTTGGCGACGGGTTTTACCAGTAG
- the aceE gene encoding pyruvate dehydrogenase (acetyl-transferring), homodimeric type — protein MLREGVASYLHDSDPEETQEWMDSLDGLLDASDPERARYLMLRLIERANAKRVDLPALSSTDFVNTIPTNLEPEFPGDEKIEKRYRRWMRWNAAVMVHRAQRPGIKVGGHISTYASAAALYEVGFNHFFRGKDAEQGGDQIFFQGHASPGMYARAFLEGRLTEDDLDGFRQEHSRPQGGLPSYPHPYGMPEFWEFPTVSMGLGPMNAIYQARFNKYLQDRGIKDTDKQHVWAFLGDGEMDEPESRGLLQMAALYGLDNLTFVINCNLQRLDGPVRGNGQIIQELETFFIGAGWNVIKVVWGREWDELLERDKDGALVHIMNTTPDGDYQTFKANDGAYVREHFFGRDERTLKLVEDMSDEEIWALRRGGHDYRKVYAAYKKALENKGKPTVILAHTVKGYGLGHNFEGRNATHQMKKLTLEDLKLFRDKQGIPITDEELEKDPYLPPYYHPGEEADEIKYLKERRKELGGSLPERRVNFTPLEQPDFEKTFKALFKDSGNNEVASTMALVRTFKALMRDKEIGKRVVPIIPDEARTFGLDSWFPTLKIYNPNGQNYVPVDHDLQLSYREAKDGQILHEGINEDGSSASFLAAATSYATHGEPMIPMYIFYSMFGFQRTGDNFWAAGDQMGRGFIIGATAGRTTLFGEGLQHMDGHSPILASTNPAMVVYDPAFAYEMPYIISDGIERMYGSNPGENVMYYITVYNQPIHQPARPENLDVEGLKRGIYLYDEGEKKDHNVSLLASGVGMVQALEAQRMLQEDYGIGAAIYSVTSWVECARDGAHLATEQLLHPGEDVGTPFVTTQLKQTEGPYIATSDFATDLQEQIRPYVPGQYIVLGADGFGFADTRESARRFFNIDAESMVVAALMGLANEGKIDMSIAAQAAKDLKIDDPTAATPNSPTDDEGEENAVE, from the coding sequence ATGCTGCGCGAGGGCGTTGCGTCCTACCTGCACGATAGCGACCCAGAAGAGACCCAGGAGTGGATGGACTCCCTCGACGGCCTTCTGGACGCGTCCGACCCGGAGCGCGCCCGCTACCTCATGCTGCGCCTGATCGAGCGCGCCAACGCCAAGCGCGTGGACCTGCCGGCGCTGTCCTCCACCGACTTTGTCAACACCATTCCGACGAACCTGGAGCCGGAGTTCCCGGGCGACGAGAAGATTGAGAAGCGCTACCGCCGCTGGATGCGCTGGAACGCTGCCGTGATGGTGCACCGCGCACAGCGCCCGGGCATCAAGGTCGGCGGCCACATCTCCACCTACGCGTCCGCAGCGGCGCTCTACGAGGTCGGTTTCAACCACTTCTTCCGCGGCAAGGACGCAGAGCAGGGCGGCGACCAGATCTTCTTCCAGGGCCACGCCTCCCCGGGCATGTACGCCCGCGCGTTCCTTGAGGGCCGCCTGACCGAGGACGACTTGGACGGCTTCCGCCAAGAGCACTCCCGCCCGCAGGGCGGCCTCCCGTCCTACCCGCACCCGTACGGCATGCCGGAGTTCTGGGAGTTTCCCACTGTCTCCATGGGCCTTGGCCCGATGAACGCCATCTACCAGGCACGCTTTAACAAGTACCTGCAGGACCGCGGCATCAAGGACACCGACAAGCAGCACGTCTGGGCTTTCCTTGGCGACGGCGAGATGGATGAGCCGGAATCCCGCGGCCTCCTCCAGATGGCTGCGCTGTACGGCCTGGACAACCTGACCTTTGTGATCAACTGCAACCTGCAGCGCCTGGACGGCCCGGTGCGCGGCAACGGCCAGATCATCCAGGAGCTGGAGACCTTCTTCATCGGTGCCGGCTGGAACGTGATCAAGGTTGTCTGGGGCCGCGAGTGGGATGAGCTGCTGGAGCGCGACAAGGACGGCGCGCTGGTCCACATCATGAACACCACCCCGGACGGTGACTACCAGACGTTCAAGGCCAACGACGGCGCGTACGTCCGCGAGCACTTCTTCGGCCGAGACGAGCGCACCCTCAAGCTGGTCGAGGACATGTCCGACGAGGAGATCTGGGCGCTGCGCCGCGGCGGCCACGACTACCGCAAGGTCTACGCCGCCTACAAGAAGGCCCTGGAGAACAAGGGCAAGCCGACGGTCATCCTCGCCCACACCGTGAAGGGTTACGGCCTGGGCCACAATTTCGAGGGCCGCAACGCTACCCACCAGATGAAGAAGCTGACGCTGGAGGACCTGAAGCTCTTCCGCGACAAGCAGGGCATCCCGATTACGGACGAGGAGCTGGAGAAGGACCCGTACCTGCCGCCGTACTACCACCCGGGCGAGGAGGCGGACGAGATCAAGTACCTGAAGGAGCGCCGCAAGGAACTCGGCGGCTCCCTGCCGGAGCGCCGCGTGAACTTCACGCCGCTGGAGCAGCCGGACTTCGAGAAGACCTTCAAGGCCCTGTTCAAGGACTCCGGTAACAACGAAGTGGCCTCCACCATGGCGCTGGTACGTACCTTCAAGGCGCTCATGCGCGACAAGGAGATTGGCAAGCGCGTTGTGCCGATCATCCCGGATGAGGCCCGCACCTTCGGCCTGGACTCCTGGTTCCCGACGCTGAAGATCTACAACCCCAACGGCCAGAACTACGTGCCGGTGGACCACGACCTGCAGCTGAGCTACCGCGAGGCGAAGGACGGCCAGATCCTCCACGAGGGTATCAACGAGGACGGCTCCTCCGCATCCTTCCTGGCTGCGGCAACGTCGTACGCGACGCACGGCGAGCCGATGATCCCGATGTACATCTTCTACTCCATGTTCGGCTTCCAGCGCACCGGCGACAACTTCTGGGCCGCCGGCGACCAGATGGGCCGCGGCTTCATCATCGGTGCCACCGCCGGCCGCACCACCCTCTTCGGCGAGGGCCTGCAGCACATGGACGGCCACTCCCCGATCCTGGCCTCCACCAACCCGGCCATGGTGGTCTACGACCCGGCCTTTGCGTACGAGATGCCGTACATCATTTCCGACGGTATCGAGCGCATGTACGGCTCCAACCCGGGCGAGAACGTGATGTACTACATCACCGTCTACAACCAGCCCATCCACCAGCCGGCCCGCCCGGAGAACCTGGACGTTGAGGGCCTCAAGAGGGGCATTTACCTTTACGACGAAGGCGAGAAGAAAGACCACAACGTCTCCCTCCTGGCCTCCGGTGTTGGCATGGTGCAGGCCCTCGAGGCGCAGCGCATGCTGCAGGAGGACTACGGCATCGGCGCCGCGATCTACTCCGTGACCTCCTGGGTTGAGTGCGCCCGCGACGGTGCACACCTGGCCACCGAGCAGCTGCTCCACCCGGGCGAGGACGTGGGCACCCCGTTCGTGACCACGCAGCTGAAGCAGACTGAGGGCCCGTACATTGCGACCTCCGACTTTGCGACGGACCTGCAGGAGCAGATCCGCCCGTACGTCCCGGGCCAGTACATCGTCCTCGGTGCAGACGGCTTCGGCTTCGCCGACACCCGCGAGTCCGCACGCCGCTTCTTCAACATCGACGCCGAGTCCATGGTTGTCGCCGCCCTCATGGGCCTGGCCAACGAGGGCAAGATCGACATGTCCATCGCCGCCCAGGCAGCGAAGGACCTGAAGATCGACGACCCGACGGCTGCAACCCCGAACTCCCCGACCGACGACGAGGGCGAAGAGAACGCCGTTGAGTAA
- a CDS encoding alpha/beta fold hydrolase, with the protein MHAPAAILRSLTPAGRRLLADVRSNLRKADTTIGLRADRDGTVDSCGVSVRWYEVGPEDPETPTVVYVHGFNISAGEFYKQVEGLRPLGVRQVLVDLRGHGQTGKCDPELLTIDAAADDVACALRHRGVRGPVVVVGHSLGGPVSLSLMRRYSEEFNWAGSVQISSAVEPFTVQGMPQVLAGPIGRFLEFMVEHWPYFAEGVRRVVTDTLAPILALGFYFRPMDYDVIQFHAAMIQETPLATYAGYFEDLLHHSELSAAGVLADLPGYILVGDKDHVTPVSQSSRLWSIWPRAYMQVLPDSGHMPPLDAPGAVTAAIARVLERVV; encoded by the coding sequence ATGCATGCACCCGCCGCCATCCTCCGCTCCCTCACGCCGGCAGGGCGCCGTTTGCTTGCCGACGTCCGCTCCAACCTCCGCAAAGCCGACACCACCATCGGATTGCGCGCCGACCGCGACGGAACCGTCGACTCCTGCGGCGTGTCCGTGCGGTGGTACGAGGTCGGCCCGGAGGATCCGGAGACGCCGACCGTGGTGTACGTGCACGGATTCAACATCTCTGCCGGCGAGTTTTACAAGCAGGTTGAGGGCCTGCGGCCGCTCGGCGTGCGGCAGGTGCTGGTGGATCTGCGCGGCCACGGGCAGACGGGCAAGTGCGACCCGGAGCTTTTGACCATCGACGCGGCTGCCGACGATGTCGCTTGTGCCTTACGGCATCGCGGCGTGAGGGGGCCGGTTGTGGTGGTGGGGCACTCGCTCGGCGGGCCCGTGTCCCTGTCGCTGATGCGGCGCTACAGCGAGGAGTTCAACTGGGCCGGGTCAGTGCAAATCTCGTCCGCGGTTGAGCCATTCACGGTGCAGGGGATGCCGCAGGTGCTCGCCGGGCCGATCGGCAGATTTCTAGAGTTCATGGTCGAGCACTGGCCGTATTTCGCGGAGGGCGTGCGCCGGGTGGTGACGGACACGCTCGCCCCAATCCTTGCGCTGGGGTTCTACTTCCGGCCGATGGATTACGACGTCATCCAGTTTCACGCCGCAATGATCCAGGAGACGCCGCTGGCCACCTACGCCGGGTATTTCGAGGACTTGCTGCACCATTCGGAGCTTTCGGCTGCTGGTGTGCTCGCGGATCTGCCGGGCTACATCCTGGTGGGCGACAAAGATCACGTGACGCCGGTGTCCCAGTCCTCGCGCCTGTGGTCCATCTGGCCGCGCGCGTACATGCAGGTACTTCCTGATTCCGGCCACATGCCGCCCCTAGACGCGCCCGGCGCGGTGACGGCAGCGATCGCGCGGGTGCTGGAGCGGGTTGTGTAG
- a CDS encoding M20 family metallopeptidase, whose product MQRIEISTAAQHLDQILADAMMLVEHESPSTSKPHLNTTLDALIQLTTDRLGEPGEFQRIETDSTHGDIAVFTYPGTLNKHVLIAGHYDTVWPVGTLAGWNPPANEDPRERLSGPGLFDMKAGLAQAIWALKLLDDHSIPRPHVTLIFNGDEEIGSPTSSPTIRELARTADAGFVLEAPLNGAVKIGRKGIGNVVVTAEGIEAHAGVEPEKGASAIIALAEWCLAAAQCADPERGTTINVGLIEGGTGANVIPGRAQAVLDIRHWDPQEPSLISASFDAIQVSDPRVRITQDRTWNRPPMPTTDGIERLYALLKQEAEAMGKDLEGVAVGGGSDANFIAAEGTPVICGLGADGGGAHARHEFIYPDSVPFFMALLANGIAAVGRDWEK is encoded by the coding sequence ATGCAACGCATCGAGATTTCCACCGCAGCTCAACACCTCGACCAGATCCTCGCGGACGCGATGATGCTCGTGGAGCACGAATCCCCCTCCACCAGCAAACCCCACCTCAACACCACCCTCGACGCGCTTATCCAACTCACCACAGACCGCCTCGGCGAGCCCGGCGAGTTCCAGCGCATCGAGACCGACAGCACCCACGGGGACATCGCCGTCTTCACCTACCCCGGCACCCTGAACAAGCACGTCCTCATCGCCGGGCACTACGACACGGTCTGGCCCGTCGGCACCCTCGCCGGATGGAACCCGCCCGCCAACGAGGACCCGCGCGAGCGCCTTTCCGGCCCCGGCCTTTTCGACATGAAGGCCGGGCTCGCCCAGGCCATCTGGGCACTCAAGCTTCTCGACGATCACAGCATCCCCCGGCCCCACGTCACCCTCATCTTCAACGGGGACGAAGAAATCGGCTCCCCCACCTCCAGCCCCACCATCCGCGAACTCGCCCGCACTGCCGACGCCGGCTTCGTCCTCGAAGCTCCCCTGAACGGCGCCGTGAAGATCGGCCGCAAGGGCATCGGCAACGTCGTCGTCACCGCGGAAGGCATCGAGGCCCACGCGGGCGTGGAGCCCGAGAAGGGCGCCTCCGCCATCATCGCCCTCGCGGAGTGGTGTCTCGCCGCCGCCCAGTGCGCCGACCCGGAGCGCGGCACCACCATCAACGTCGGCCTCATCGAGGGCGGCACCGGCGCCAACGTCATCCCCGGCCGCGCCCAGGCGGTGCTGGACATCCGCCACTGGGATCCGCAGGAGCCTTCGCTTATTAGCGCCTCCTTTGACGCCATCCAAGTTTCCGACCCACGCGTCCGCATCACCCAAGACCGCACCTGGAACCGCCCGCCAATGCCCACCACCGACGGCATCGAGCGCCTCTACGCCCTCCTCAAACAGGAGGCAGAGGCCATGGGCAAAGACCTCGAAGGCGTTGCCGTAGGCGGCGGCTCCGACGCGAACTTCATCGCCGCCGAGGGCACGCCCGTCATCTGCGGCCTGGGTGCGGATGGCGGCGGGGCCCACGCCCGCCACGAGTTCATCTACCCGGACTCCGTGCCCTTCTTCATGGCCCTCCTCGCCAACGGCATCGCCGCCGTCGGCCGCGACTGGGAGAAGTAG
- a CDS encoding DUF4230 domain-containing protein → MSTAAKMPRPVRRAGSRAVGCLGAIAITLGLLLAAVFLRPSLFGMGEERITAESIGASFNEVAELSVEEYVYSNVGSYDKEGLLVRGFEVPFTGRNFLVTYDGKVTAGIRNAEGIRVSVDDVAKAIEIQVPPVEVLSSNIDASSVVVHDQSMNPLNQVRVDDVTRFIAEQEKLAEDKAVEQGLLERASSRVGELLEAHARAMAAGTALEGYEVRVRLSN, encoded by the coding sequence ATGAGCACCGCTGCCAAGATGCCCCGCCCCGTCCGTCGCGCTGGTTCGAGGGCTGTGGGGTGTCTGGGGGCGATCGCAATCACGCTTGGGCTCCTACTTGCGGCGGTGTTCCTGCGGCCATCGCTGTTCGGAATGGGGGAGGAGCGGATCACGGCGGAGTCGATCGGGGCGTCATTCAACGAGGTCGCGGAGCTGAGCGTGGAGGAGTACGTGTACTCCAACGTGGGCTCGTACGACAAAGAGGGGCTCTTGGTCCGCGGGTTTGAGGTGCCGTTCACGGGGCGCAACTTCCTGGTGACGTATGACGGCAAGGTAACCGCCGGTATCCGCAACGCGGAAGGGATCCGGGTGTCGGTGGATGACGTGGCAAAGGCCATCGAGATTCAGGTGCCACCGGTGGAGGTGCTGAGCTCTAACATCGATGCCTCGAGCGTGGTGGTGCACGACCAGTCGATGAACCCGCTGAACCAGGTGCGGGTGGACGACGTGACCCGGTTCATCGCCGAGCAGGAAAAACTTGCGGAGGATAAGGCGGTGGAGCAGGGTTTGCTCGAGCGGGCGTCGTCACGCGTGGGGGAGCTCCTGGAAGCGCACGCGCGCGCGATGGCTGCGGGAACGGCGCTGGAGGGGTATGAGGTGCGCGTTCGGCTGAGTAATTAG